Proteins encoded in a region of the Sphingomonas sp. OV641 genome:
- a CDS encoding DUF3325 domain-containing protein has product MHLATLLFAFAGFAALCLAMDKHQPDLIGHRLAATNVRGLRVAALAALAAAYASAAAVSGWRFGVVEWVGAIMIAALGLTLLLPYRPRWIVRLAIGGGIAGVMICAFATFA; this is encoded by the coding sequence ATGCATCTCGCAACCCTGCTCTTTGCTTTCGCCGGCTTCGCCGCTCTGTGCCTCGCGATGGACAAGCATCAGCCCGACCTGATCGGCCATCGCCTCGCCGCCACGAACGTCCGCGGACTGAGAGTCGCGGCCCTCGCCGCGCTGGCTGCCGCTTATGCCAGCGCCGCTGCTGTGTCCGGCTGGCGCTTCGGCGTGGTGGAATGGGTCGGCGCGATCATGATCGCGGCGCTGGGGCTGACGCTGCTCCTTCCTTATCGGCCGCGATGGATCGTTCGATTGGCCATCGGCGGCGGCATTGCAGGGGTGATGATCTGTGCTTTCGCAACTTTCGCGTGA